The Megalops cyprinoides isolate fMegCyp1 chromosome 9, fMegCyp1.pri, whole genome shotgun sequence genome has a window encoding:
- the LOC118783575 gene encoding nuclear fragile X mental retardation-interacting protein 2-like: MEERPSERPHEKRYHHGEERSPSRAKKSLKNEPSQCHYQNQETQTKKTGNGKINWSSTDREKVPSASDTLSAPYPANGHGHRSQLDPNWKLKQPGKVHSTLSKGGVKSGHAFKNSMDSRNDRPSDLRAHEGKKEPAAPLNGVVAINSGFLINGYPGKPATDNDGSGSESGYATPKKRKPQRGSVRGAEPATVTPEAVTHPKQEAEPPIPEQVEKAVSPSQLTAKAEATPGAARAKSVPGSTPGIPPLPPMGEPQRKNLDSKATAAFGKKYEDRPGKAKLNTSMAAKEDSWTLFKPPPVFPVDNSSAKIVPKISYASKVKENLNKASQAAGEASPAQLPGRPPQVPMSAMKTITSPSFTNGPLLGEGNGCPLSGSLFTAASTVPPATSLSGAENVAPPLEEGGSTAAAAPSPATGDPRKHGLFIYPHAPSSSNMQPPLPSGRQAAAPPAAPANQKVLVDIFQNQWGLSFINDPSAGPEGGTGSRWPAGKGVVAEVTFQGECPGDHAPLPKPHELDKRTSPQTLSSVLKACPPAVPGREGAAQAQPASPDGQKDAEAGSLGAIVFTSSKDPAVEALRASPTNPALALPREATCPKDMDRRSSWGSFDLKAAVNYHTKEMEYILNLQKQDPKRVVLYGETKDGPDQ; encoded by the exons ATGGAGGAACGGCCCAGCGAACGGCCACACGAGAAACGATACCACCATGGAGAAGAGAGGAGCCCGAGTCGAGCCAAAAAATCGCTGAAAAATGAGCCAAGCCAGTGCCACTACCAGAACCAGGAAACGCAGACGAAGAAAACAG gcaatggaaaaataaactggAGCAGCACGGACAGGGAGAAGGTGCCTTCTGCCAGCGACACGCTCAGCGCCCCCTACCCGGCCAACGGCCATGGCCACAGGTCACAGCTAGACCCCAACTGGAAACTGAAGCAGCCCGGGAAGGTCCACTCCACTCTCTCCAAAGGGGGGGTCAAAAGCGGTCACGCTTTCAAGAACAGCATGGACAGCAGGAATGACCGGCCCTCAGACCTCAGAGCTCACGAGGGCAAGAAGGAGCCGGCGGCACCACTTAATGGCGTGGTGGCCATCAACTCTGGCTTCCTAATCAACGGTTATCCCGGCAAGCCAGCCACCGACAACGATGGCAGTGGCTCTGAGAGCGGCTACGCCACCCCAAAGAAGAGGAAGCCCCAGCGAGGCAGCGTCCGGGGGGCAGAGCCTGCTACCGTGACTCCAGAGGCGGTCACGCACCCGAAGCAGGAGGCAGAGCCCCCCATCCCCGAGCAGGTGGAGAAGGCTGTGAGTCCTTCACAGCTGACCGCGAAAGCTGAGGCTACTCCTGGAGCTGCGCGGGCAAAATCAGTGCCTGGCTCCACGCCGGGCATCCCACCACTGCCACCAATGGGTGAGCCGCAGCGCAAGAACTTGGACAGCAAGGCCACTGCTGCCTTCGGCAAGAAATACGAGGATAGGCCCGGTAAGGCCAAGCTCAACACCTCAATGGCAGCAAAAGAGGACTCGTGGACTTTGTTTAAACCCCCACCTGTCTTTCCTGTGGACAACAGTAGTGCTAAGATCGTGCCCAAGATCAGTTATGCAAGTAAAGTCAAGGAGAACCTCAACAAGGCCTCACAGGCTGCAGGGGAGGCCTCACCCGCCCAGCTCCCCGGGAGGCCACCGCAGGTGCCCATGTCCGCCATGAAGACCATCACCTCCCCGAGCTTCACCAACGGCCCCCTGCTCGGGGAGGGGAACGGCTGCCCGCTCTCTGGGTCCCTCTTCACCGCCGCCAGTACTGTGCCACCGGCCACCTCCCTCTCCGGAGCTGAGAATGTAGCGCCCCCCTTGGAGGAGGGCGGCAGCACCGCTGCAGCTGCCCCCTCTCCTGCGACAGGTGACCCAAGGAAGCACGGCCTTTTCATTTACCCCCATGCCCCATCTTCATCCAATATGCAACCCCCACTCCCCAGCGGGCGCCAAGCCGCTGCCCCCCCGGCTgccccagccaatcagaaagtCCTGGTGGACATCTTCCAGAACCAGTGGGGCCTGTCGTTCATCAACGACCCCAGTGCCGGGCCTGAGGGCGGCACAGGCAGCCGGTGGCCTGCCGGCAAAGGCGTGGTGGCTGAGGTCACCTTCCAGGGGGAATGCCCTGGTGATCACGCGCCACTCCCCAAGCCTCACGAGCTGGACAAACGGACTAGCCCCCAAACCCTTAGCAGTGTTTTAAAAGCGTGCCCGCCGGCAGTGCCGGGCCGGGAGGGCGCGGCCCAGGCCCAGCCTGCATCGCCGGATGGACAGAAGGATGCGGAGGCTGGGAGTCTAGGTGCAATAGTGTTCACTTCCTCTAAGGACCCTGCTGTCGAAGCCCTCCGGGCCTCCCCGACCAATCCCGCGCTAGCTCTCCCCCGAGAGGCCACCTGCCCCAAGGACATGGACAGGAGGTCTAGCTGGGGGTCATTCGATCTGAAAGCTGCTGTAAATTACCACACTAAAG aaatggaatatattttgaatttgcaAAAACAAG ACCCAAAAAGAGTAGTGTTGTACGGCGAGACCAAGGATGGGCCGGATCAGTGA